The stretch of DNA AGGCCCTCCGGAACGGAGCCTGTAGTTAGGATCATGGTCGAAGCAGCAGAACTGGACGTGGCACAACGGATCGCCGAACAAATAGCTGATGCGGTGCTATTGCACGCTCGGGTGGAGAAACCACTGGCATTATCTGTTCTGGCATAGGCCAAAGAGGAAAGCCCCGCATTCGCACGTAAATTTGCCTGAGCTGGTTATGTAAATTCTTTTTGCCTGAGTCAGCATGTACCGTGGGTTCCATGTGCGGAATCGTTGGATATGTGGGCCACTCGGCTGGCCGGGTAAATACTGGACACAACGCCCTGGACGTTGTCCTGGAGGGATTGCGGCGCCTGGAGTACCGGGGCTACGACTCCGCGGGCATCGCGGTCGTAGCCGACGGGGCCATTTCGTCCCGCAAGAAGTCGGGAAAGCTGAGTAACCTGGTGGCCGAGCTCGAAGCCCGTCCGCTGCCGGAAGCAGCAACCGGAATCGGCCACACCCGCTGGGCAACGCACGGTGGACCGACGGACCAGAACGCGCACCCGCACCTGTCCGACAACGGCAGGCTGGCCCTGATACACAACGGCATCATCGAGAACTATGCGGAATTGAAGCTGGAGCTTCTCGACAAAGGCGTTAAATTCATCTCGGAAACCGACACCGAAGTCGCCGCGGCACTCCTTGGCGACATCTACCGGAACGAGCTGGACGGCGACAACTCCAACGGCGGCCTGACCCGGGCAATGCAGCTCGCCTGCCAGCGGCTGGAAGGCGCCTTCACCCTGCTGGCCGTGCACGCCGACCAGCCCGACGTCGTCGTCGCCGCCCGCCGCAACTCGCCCCTCGTGGTGGGCCTGGGCGACGGTGAGAACTTCCTCGGCTCCGACGTTTCCGGCTTCATTGACTACACCCGCCGGGCCGTGGAACTTGGCCAGGACCAGATCGTCACCATCACCGCCGAGACCGTGGACATCACCGACTTCTTCGGTGCTCCGGCCGAAGGCAAGGAATACTACGTTGACTGGGATCCGGCATCCGCGGAGAAGGGTGGCTACCCGTCCTTCATGGAAAAGGAAATCCATGACCAGCCCGATGCTGTCGCACAGACCCTGCTGGGCCGTTCGGACCTCGACGGCAAGCTGACCCTGGACGAGATGCGGATCGATCCGGAACTGCTCAAACACATCAACAAGATCATTGTGCTCGCCTGCGGCACGTCGGCCTACGCCGGCCAGGTGGCGAAGTACGCGATCGAACGCTGGTGCCGGATTGCCACCGAGGTCGAGCTCTCGCACGAATTCCGCTACCGGGACCCGATTGTCGATGAGAACACCCTGGTGGTTTCCATCTCGCAGTCCGGCGAGACGATGGACACGCTGATGGCTGTCCGCTACGCCAAGGAGCAGGGCGCCAAGACGATCTCCATCTGCAACACGAACGGCTCCACCATCCCGCGTGAATCCGACGCCGTGCTCTACACACACGCTGGCCCGGAAATCGCGGTGGCCTCGACCAAGGCATTCCTCGCCCAGATCACCGCCGCGTACCTCCTGGGCCTGTACCTGGCGCAGCTGCGCGGCAACATGTTCCAGGGCGAAATCAAGGACGTCCTCGCGGACCTCGGCAAGATTCCGGCCAAGATCCAGCACATCCTGGACAACGAGGGCCGGATCAAGGAACTCGCCCGGGAGATGGCCAACGCCAAGTCCGTGCTGTTCCTGGGCCGTCACGTCGGCTTCCCGGTGGCCATGGAAGGTGCCCTGAAGCTCAAGGAGCTCGCCTACATCCACGCCGAGGGCTTTGCCGCCGGGGAACTCAAGCACGGTCCGATCGCGCTGATCGAGGACGGCCAGCCCGTCTTTGTGATTGTTCCGTCGCCGCGCGGCCGGGATTCGCTGCACGCGAAGGTCGTCTCCAACATCCAGGAAGTCCGGGCCCGCGGCGCCAAGACCATCGTGATCGCTGAAGAGGGCGACGAAGCGGTCAAGGCCTACGCCGAGCACGTCTTCTACATTCCCACGACGCCGACGCTCCTCGCGCCCCTGCTTGCCGTGGTTCCCCTGCAGATTTTCGCCGCCGAGCTCGCCACCGCCAAGGGATTTGACGTGGACCAGCCACGCAACCTGGCCAAGAGCGTGACCGTAGAATAACCGCAATAAACGATTGACTTGGGAAACTGCCAGCCAACGGGCCCTGCCGGTGAATCGACTCAGCAAGCCGATCCCTGCCGGGCCTCTCAACGCGGCGTGTAGCTGGGCTTTGGGCGCGAAGCCCCAAGGGGTGTCCCTGTGTTCTTTGTCAAGCGGTCGAGTGGCTTTTTCTTGATTGCGGAAGCGCCGGTTCCACGCAGGCGGCAGCGACCGGCGGAGGGGATGGCCGGCTGGGGATGCGGGGGATGTCAGGCAGCCTGCGGGTTGGGCGCCTCGTAGAGGGCCATGTCGCGGAGCATGGCGAACAGGACGTCGCAGCGGCGGCGGGCGACGGCGATGAGGGCCTGGTTGTGGCGTTTGCCCTCGGCAGGTTTCCGGTCGTAGTAGGCACGGGACACGGGGTCTTTCAGTGCGGCGAATGCCGAGAGGAAGAGGGCGCGTTTGAGGATCTTGTTGCCTTTCCTGGAGGGGTGGTCGCCGCGGATGGACGTGCCAGATCTCCAGGTGACGGGCGCGAATCCGGAGTAGGAGGCCAGGTGCCCGGCGGTGGCGAAGTCCTTGCCGACGACTTCGGTGATGATCCGTGCTTCCGTCCTGACTCCGATTGCCGGCATGGAGGTCAGGACAAGGTGAAGAGGGTGGGCCTCCACGAGGGCTTCGACCCGCGTCTCGCCGGCTCGGCGCAGGGCGTCCGGGGTCGGGTATTTCTGCAGCATTTCGGCCATCGACGGGTGGATCTGCATGAGCAGGCCGCGGATGCGGTTCGAGGGGGCGGTGGCCTGCTGGGCCAGATTGTTGTCGAAACCGCAGAGCATGGACAGTTCCGCGGCCTGTTCATCCTCTACCGCGATCGAGCGCAGGGGGTGCGGCTGGGTCCGGGCTGCCTCGGCAATGATCGCTGCGTCCCTCGCGTCGATCTGGCTTCGCCGGGGTGCAGGTCCGCGATCCGGCGCATCGCCAGCCCTGGCAGGTAGCAGACCAAGGTCCCCTCGGGCCGGGCCACAGGGACCGGCAGGGCGCTATGGTCGCCGCCTGGTCCACGACCAGGGTCCCATGGCTGGCGAGGCCGCCGATGATGGCCCGCAGTTTCGCCGAGTCCTGGGCCAGTGCCTTGTCGAGGAGTCTCTTTCCGTTCCGGTCGATGGCGACCGCGTAGTGGCTGCTCTTGCCGACGTCGACGCCGATGAAGACATCGACGAGATGGTGGTCCTTGATCACTGCTACCCTGCAGGAGTTGATTCCATCGCGACAGTGCTGGCATGTCCTGTGGCGGCAGAGTTCGGCATCCACGTTACGGTCGGCCTGCCGCTGTGGAGTCTGCGGCTGGTCTTGTCCCATCAGCGATCCTCTGGCGCCTATCGGACGGCGCTTATCGTACCCCGATTACAACATCATCCGGATCATCAACGACTGGGGGCAAAACCATGCGGGGGCCGACAGGCCAACAACCCCGATTCTTGCTCGTTAGGGGGCTATAAGAAGGTAACGGGGCACTCAACCGGTCTTATTGAACCCCAACAGGCAGGACGGCGCGGCAGGCTTTGATAACCCGCCGCGCGCAACTCTCCCAGGTGAAGTCAGTCTCGTAGCGTGCGCGTGCGCTGGTGCTCATCGCTGTATAGGTGTCTGGGTTGAGGACCGACCTCACGGCGTCTGCGTAGGCGTCAGGTGTTGCCTCGGGGTCAAGTAGGATGCCGGCCATGCCGGACTCTACCCGGTCAGGCACACCGCCGACTGTTGAGGCCACCACAGGCAGGGAGTAGGCCGCGGCCTCGGCTAGAACCATTGGGAACGGGTCATTCCGCGTGGGGAGAAGGAAAACGTCAGCGTTACGGTACATTGCGCCCAGCTTCTCCCGGTCCGCGTCCGTCGCCTTCGCCATGAACCCGTGGTATGTGACATACTCGCGGTTCCAGTCGGCCGACGGGGGATTGACCCCAACCACATCGAGGTGAGCGCTGATGCCCCGCGCCTGTAGCGCGTCAACCGTTTCAACGGCTTTGTCCATGCCCTTCCGGTGCCACTTCACGCCCATCGTGAGGAGCCTGACGCCTTCTGGCGCAACCCGGCTGATGTGACCGGGGTCTTTGACGTTCGAACCGAAGGGTGCAATGAAGGCGCGGGTTATGCCATACCGACTCTTTGTGTCGTCCAGCGCCCATCTTGATGGCATCATGACCCCGGCCAGTTCCCGCAACGCTTCGGCTTCCAGTGGTTCCGCCTGCTTGGATGTCCTGGCGGACAGTCCGGACCAGTGCGGTGACTGATTGAGGCGCTGCCCAATGGTGGCGTCCCCCCAATAGATGATCGGGATGCCACTGGCCGAGCGGAGCGGGTACCAGCCCAAGACAATCACAACATCCGGCTTGACCCGCGCTACCTCTCGGTCAAATGCCTTGGTGAAGAACCGGAGTGCGGCGGGCTCAACCTCCCAGTTAACCTTCCGGCCCAGCTTCCCTGTCAGCCCAGCAAACTTGTTTAGTGCTTTGTAGGCAGTAGGCGCGAGCGGCCCAATGGTAACAACTTCATCGTGGACGGCCCGCAAACCCTCTAGGAAGTGGGCTGGCGTGCCGGACCAAACGCGTACATCATCTGGTGCCCCAGTTAGTGTGCAAACAGCGATTCTCATGTGCCTGACTGTAGCAACGCTTACACAAATTCGCCCTGTTCTGCGACGCGAATATCGAGGTGGTCCACAAGCACAATACTCGAGCGGGTGTTCGTCAGCCCTTGCCTGTGGAAGAGTTAGCCGAACTTCGCAAGCGCCGGAACGATCCAATCGAACGAGGACCGCGTCCATACGCCGTTAGAACTGAGGCAAAGCCAAAGCCGCGATCAGTATTGCGGCTCCGCGAACCACGTCGACTCTCACGGGCGCTGAAGCGCACCGAATCAGCGGATTTGCTGGCCAGCATGCCTTCATGGCAGGAACGGCGAATGCCTGGCTCATGCGCTTTTTGCGTGCTGCACTCCGCTGACAAACGGGGCGTGTAAGTCCAGGCCCAGCACGCCCGGCATAATTGAGGAATTGCGTGATGATGAG from Arthrobacter sp. PAMC25564 encodes:
- the glmS gene encoding glutamine--fructose-6-phosphate transaminase (isomerizing) codes for the protein MCGIVGYVGHSAGRVNTGHNALDVVLEGLRRLEYRGYDSAGIAVVADGAISSRKKSGKLSNLVAELEARPLPEAATGIGHTRWATHGGPTDQNAHPHLSDNGRLALIHNGIIENYAELKLELLDKGVKFISETDTEVAAALLGDIYRNELDGDNSNGGLTRAMQLACQRLEGAFTLLAVHADQPDVVVAARRNSPLVVGLGDGENFLGSDVSGFIDYTRRAVELGQDQIVTITAETVDITDFFGAPAEGKEYYVDWDPASAEKGGYPSFMEKEIHDQPDAVAQTLLGRSDLDGKLTLDEMRIDPELLKHINKIIVLACGTSAYAGQVAKYAIERWCRIATEVELSHEFRYRDPIVDENTLVVSISQSGETMDTLMAVRYAKEQGAKTISICNTNGSTIPRESDAVLYTHAGPEIAVASTKAFLAQITAAYLLGLYLAQLRGNMFQGEIKDVLADLGKIPAKIQHILDNEGRIKELAREMANAKSVLFLGRHVGFPVAMEGALKLKELAYIHAEGFAAGELKHGPIALIEDGQPVFVIVPSPRGRDSLHAKVVSNIQEVRARGAKTIVIAEEGDEAVKAYAEHVFYIPTTPTLLAPLLAVVPLQIFAAELATAKGFDVDQPRNLAKSVTVE
- a CDS encoding glycosyltransferase family 4 protein, encoding MRIAVCTLTGAPDDVRVWSGTPAHFLEGLRAVHDEVVTIGPLAPTAYKALNKFAGLTGKLGRKVNWEVEPAALRFFTKAFDREVARVKPDVVIVLGWYPLRSASGIPIIYWGDATIGQRLNQSPHWSGLSARTSKQAEPLEAEALRELAGVMMPSRWALDDTKSRYGITRAFIAPFGSNVKDPGHISRVAPEGVRLLTMGVKWHRKGMDKAVETVDALQARGISAHLDVVGVNPPSADWNREYVTYHGFMAKATDADREKLGAMYRNADVFLLPTRNDPFPMVLAEAAAYSLPVVASTVGGVPDRVESGMAGILLDPEATPDAYADAVRSVLNPDTYTAMSTSARARYETDFTWESCARRVIKACRAVLPVGVQ